CGAACAGGCCCCAGGCGAAGAGCGGCCCGCCCCACCCGCCCAGCCGCCCGGAAAGGGTCGCGGCCATCGCCGGGTACGAGAACTCCCCTTCCAGGCCGGCGCCCACCACCACGATCCCCATGGAGATGACCCCGCCCAGCAGCACCGCCACGGAAAGCCCGAAGCGGATCTCGCGGAGCGTCTGCCCCGCGGCGATCCCGGAGCCCAGGAAAAGGTTGTAGGGGACCACGGTAGTGCCCACCAGCCCCAGGACCAGCAGCCCCGTCCCGGGGGCGAAGGACGGCACCAGGGCGCCGCGGATCACCTCCCCGGCGGGCGGGCGCAGCAGGAACGCCGTCGCCAGGAAGGCGACCCCCATGAAGCCCACCGTGACGGCGAGCAGGGTGGCGACGGTGCGGGGCGTCCCGATCCAGAGCACCCCCGCCGCGGCCGCCCCTACGGCGAGGGGGATCAGCGCGGAGGAGAGCCCCGTCCCCAGCGCCGCGCCCGCCGTGGCGCCCAGGACGTTGCCGGCCTCGAAGGCCGCGTTCCCCAGCACCACCGCGCCCAGCACCAGGCCGAGCACCAGCACCCCGGAGGCGCCCCCGCCGAAGCGGTCGCGGATGGCCTCGCCCAGGTTGCGGCCCGAGACCACGGTCACGCGCGTGCTCGCCTCCATGAGCACCAGCGTCGCCAGCGTGGAGAAGGCGAGCGCCCAGAGCAGGGCGTAGCCGTGCCGGGCCCCCGCGGAAGCTGCGGTGGTCACCGTCCCGGGGCCGATGAAGGCGGCGGGGATGATGGACCAGAACAGGACCTGCAGCAGTCGCTTCATCGTCGTCGCGCTACCTCCACCCGCGCCGCTCCGCGCGCACCGCCTCCGCGGGCGTGCGGCCGTCCAGCCCCGGGTGCGGCGTCCGCTCCCACTTCCGCTGCCGCGCCTCCAGCCGGCGGCGCGCCTCCGCCGGGTCGGTGTGCCCGGCGCGGACGGTCCGGTCGCGCCAGAGAAGCCAGCGCCGCTGCAGCTCCCGCTGCAGCCGCACCTCCTCCGGCCCGGCCCCGTCCCCCCATTCGCCGCCGCCGGCCATCCGCGCCGAGGGGACCAGCAGGCGGTCGTCGAGGTGCTCGTCCAGCTCGGCGTACCACTCGTACTCTCCCCCGCTCCACCGGTACCCGCCCTGGCGGTCGCTCAGGCGGATCTCGAAGCTTTCCCGGTCGCGCAGCACGGGGGCCGCCCAGGGGCAGTCCAGCCGCTCCTCGTGCGACAGGAACGAAAAGAAGCGCGCGAGGGAGCCCGGCACCGTGAGCGCCAGCGGCCGGCCGGCGTCCGCCCGGCGCG
The sequence above is drawn from the Longimicrobiaceae bacterium genome and encodes:
- a CDS encoding divalent metal cation transporter, which translates into the protein MKRLLQVLFWSIIPAAFIGPGTVTTAASAGARHGYALLWALAFSTLATLVLMEASTRVTVVSGRNLGEAIRDRFGGGASGVLVLGLVLGAVVLGNAAFEAGNVLGATAGAALGTGLSSALIPLAVGAAAAGVLWIGTPRTVATLLAVTVGFMGVAFLATAFLLRPPAGEVIRGALVPSFAPGTGLLVLGLVGTTVVPYNLFLGSGIAAGQTLREIRFGLSVAVLLGGVISMGIVVVGAGLEGEFSYPAMAATLSGRLGGWGGPLFAWGLFAAGLSSSITAPLAAAVTARSLFGGDPERWGDRAARFRAVWAGVLLVGVGFGVAGVRPIPAIILAQALNAVVLPFAATFLLLVVNDRVLMGERGLNGPLSNTLMAATVGVTLALGVSGVLRAAATAAGMADPGEGTVLLTAAAIAAVLLVPVLAGVRR